A single region of the Sorghum bicolor cultivar BTx623 chromosome 9, Sorghum_bicolor_NCBIv3, whole genome shotgun sequence genome encodes:
- the LOC110430299 gene encoding uncharacterized protein LOC110430299 isoform X2, with protein sequence MAAEPPEPASSQDAQLAASSSAAVDGVGDPNPCCAKLWKKYQKLETSRTALREAVKLLQAENEKLQKENSELSKGSDSAVYYEDMYINFNIAKEIVFQIAGCTFSLHFHHTDFIHA encoded by the exons ATGGCGGCGGAACCGCCAGAGCCCGCATCCTCGCAGGATGCCCAgctcgcggcctcctcctccgccgctgtAGACGGCGTTGGCGACCCCAACCCGTGCTGCGCAAAG CTGTGGAAGAAGTACCAGAAATTGGAGACGAGCCGGACGGCGCTGCGGGAGGCGGTGAAGCTCCTGCAGGCCGAGAACGAGAAGCTGCAGAAGGAGAACTCGGAGCTCAGCAAAG GTTCAGACTCTGCAGTATACTACGAGGACATGTATATTAACTTCAATATTGCCAAGGAGATCGTCTTCCAGATAGCGGGTTGTACCTTCTCGCTGCACTTCCATCACACTGATTTCATACATGCTTAG
- the LOC8077140 gene encoding CSC1-like protein At4g02900, with translation MGSLTDIGVSAGLNILSAVGFLLAFAVLRIQPINDRVYFPKWYLKGTRSSPRQLGTAFSKFVNADLSTYIRFLNWMPAALKMPEPELIEHAGLDSAVYVRIYLLGLKIFVPIALLAFSVLVPVNWTSGTLENEKGLSYDEIDKLSISNLGKGSKRFWAHIAMSYVFTFWTFFVLYHEYKVVTTMRLRFLANQNRRPDQYTVLVRNVPPDPDESVSEHVEHFFAVNHRDHYLSHQIVYNANHLSGLVETKKGLQNWLIYYENKHAKNPAKRPKIKTGLWGLWGQRVDAIEYYQKEIENLCKQEDEERQKVITDPNYIMPAAFVSFKTQWGAAVCAQTQQTSNPTVWLTDWAPEPRDVFWANLAIPFVELSVRRLTVAVAFFFLTFFFMIPIAIVQSLANVDDLEKVLPFLKPIIERNSLQAVIQGFLPGIVLKIFLILLPTILMAMSKIEGHTSLSGLDRRTAMKYYIFLFVNVFLGSVITGTAFQQLDNFIHQSANKIPEVIGESIPMKATFFMTYIMVDGWSGIAAEVLRLKPLVIFHIKNAFLVRTEHDREQAMDPGSLDFYNSEPRLQLYFLLGLVYAVVTPMLLPFIIVFFSLAYLVFRHQIINVYSQRYESGAQFWPDVHMRLIIALIVSQILLLGLLSTQEAEKSTVALLPLPVLSIWFHHVCKGRFEPAFVKFPLQDAMVKDTLELARDPTLNLREYLKGAYVHPVFQKNDIYKVVAMDEEEKNPIVVTKRQSRMNTPGGSKLNSSSGGTNEGEFSRMLPT, from the exons ATGGGTTCCCTCACTGACATTGGAGTTTCTGCGGGACTAAACATACTATCTGCAGTGGGTTTCCTTCTTGCATTTGCTGTTCTCAGGATACAGCCTATTAACGATCGGGTATACTTTCCAAAATGGTACCTTAAAGGGACAAGAAGCAGCCCAAGGCAATTGGGAACTGCTTTCTCGAAGTTTGTGAATGCAGATTTGTCAACATATATCAGGTTTCTAAACTGGATGCCTGCAGCACTGAAAATGCCAGAACCTGAACTTATTGAGCATGCGGGACTTGACTCTGCTGTATATGTCCGCATTTATCTTCTTGG TTTGAAAATATTTGTGCCAATTGCGCTGCTAGCATTTTCTGTTCTAGTTCCTGTCAATTGGACTAGTGGAACATTGGAAAATGAAAAGGGACTAAGCTATGACGAAATTGACAAGCTTTCAATATCAAATCTAGGAAAAGGTTCAAAAAG GTTTTGGGCACACATAGCAATGTCCTATGTGTTTACATTTTGGACGTTCTTTGTGTTGTATCACGAGTATAAGGTTGTGACAACGATGAGATTGCGCTTCCTTGCTAATCAAAATCGTCGACCTGATCAATACACA GTTCTTGTGCGAAATGTACCTCCAGACCCAGATGAATCAGTTAGTGAGCACGTTGAGCATTTCTTTGCTGTGAATCACCGTGATCATTACCTTAGTCACCAG ATTGTATACAATGCAAATCACCTTTCTGGCTTGGTTGAGACGAAAAAGGGCCTGCAAAACTGGTTAATCTACTACGAAAACAAGCATGCTAAAAACCCTGCAAAAAGGCCAAAAATAAAG ACAGGACTGTGGGGTCTTTGGGGACAAAGAGTGGATGCTATAGAATACTACCAAAAAGAAATTGAGAATTTATGTAAACAG GAGGACGAGGAGAGGCAAAAGGTGATCACTGATCCAAACTATATCATGCCAGCAGCATTTGTGTCTTTCAAAACACAGTGGGGGGCTGCGGTTTGTGCTCAAACACAGCAGACAAGTAACCCGACTGTGTGGTTAACTGACTGGGCTCCAGAACCTCGTGATGTTTTCTGGGCTAATCTTGCAATCCCTTTTGTTGAGCTCTCGGTTAGGAGGCTTACTGTAGCTGTTGCCTTCTTCTTTCTGACCTTTTTCTTCATGATTCCAATTGCTATTGTCCAATCCTTGGCAAACGTAGATGATCTCGAGAAGGTGCTTCCTTTCTTGAAACCTATAATAGAAAG AAATTCCCTTCAGGCAGTTATCCAAGGCTTCTTGCCAGGAATCGTATTGAAAATCTTTCTTATACTTCTCCCAACAATTCTAATGGCCATGAGCAAGATTGAAGGACACACGTCGCTCTCTGGATTGGACAGGAGAACAGCAATGAAGTACTACATTTTCCTTTTCGTAAATGTGTTCTTGGGGAGTGTAATAACTGGAACAGCATTCCAACAACTAGACAACTTCATCCATCAGTCCGCTAATAA AATTCCAGAGGTTATTGGAGAGTCCATTCCTATGAAGGCAACATTTTTCATGACATACATAATGGTTGATGGCTGGTCTGGTATAGCTGCTGAAGTTCTTCGGTTGAAGCCATTAGTCATATTCCATATAAAGAATGCTTTCTTGGTCAGAACAGAGCATGACCGCGAGCAGGCCATGGATCCTGGAAGCCTGGATTTTTACAACTCAGAACCACGATTACAGCTGTATTTTCTGCTTGGGCTTGTATATGCAGTTGTCACACCAATGCTTCTTCCCTTCATCATAGTGTTTTTCAGCCTTGCATATCTTGTTTTCAGACACCAG ATAATTAATGTATATAGTCAGCGCTACGAAAGTGGTGCACAATTCTGGCCTGATGTGCACATGCGACTAATCATAGCACTGATAGTATCACAAATCCTCCTACTGGGACTCCTGAGTACACAGGAAGCAGAGAAGTCCACTGTTGCccttctcccacttcctgtccTCTCCATTTGGTTCCACCATGTTTGCAAGGGCCGGTTTGAGCCAGCGTTTGTGAAGTTCCCCTTGCAG GATGCTATGGTAAAGGACACATTGGAACTGGCGCGTGATCCGACTTTAAATTTGAGAGAGTATCTAAAGGGTGCTTATGTGCATCCAGTCTTCCAGAAAAATGATATATATAAGGTTGTGGCCATGGACGAGGAAGAGAAGAACCCCATCGTTGTGACAAAGCGGCAGTCTCGCATGAACACACCAGGGGGAAGCAAACTCAATTCCAGTTCTGGTGGTACCAACGAAGGGGAATTCAGTCGGATGCTTCCTACCTAA
- the LOC8058484 gene encoding peroxidase 2, translating to MAASSRISSPAWLLAAHWHCALLLALAGVARGHAGAALSSAFYDLSCPGAYNVVRRVIQSARVSDPRIPASLIRLHFHDCFVNGCDGSLLLDDDLPAIRTEKNVPANNNSARGFPVVDGIKRALEEACPGIVSCADILALAAEISVELAGGPRWRVLLGRRDGTTTNVQSAKNLPSLFDSLAKLQEKFRNVNLDDTDLVALQGAHTFGKVQCQFTRHNCSAGQPQGALEDLDQVTPTVFDNKYYGNLLHGQAQLPSDQVMLSDPTAPRTTAPVVHRFASNQKDFFTNFVTSMIKMGNISPLTGKDGEIRKNCRRVNTHQ from the exons ATGGCGGCTTCCTCTCGCATCTCGTCTCCTGCGTGGCTGTTAGCCGCGCACTGGCACTGCGCTCTCCTGCTCGCTCTGGCTGGAGTCGCCCGTGGCCACGCCGGCGCGGCGCTGAGCTCCGCGTTCTACGACCTGTCGTGCCCCGGCGCCTACAACGTCGTCCGTCGCGTCATCCAGAGCGCGCGCGTCTCCGACCCGCGCATCCCGGCCAGTCTCATCCGCCTCCACTTCCATGACTGCTTCGTCAAC GGTTGCGACGGCTCCCTTCTTCTGGACGACGATCTCCCGGCGATCCGGACCGAGAAGAACGTGCCAGCCAACAACAACTCGGCGCGCGGCTTCCCGGTGGTCGACGGCATCAAGCGCGCGCTGGAGGAAGCGTGCCCGGGCATCGTCTCCTGCGCTGATATCCTTGCCCTCGCAGCAGAGATCTCAGTTGAACTC GCTGGAGGACCACGCTGGAGGGTGCTTCTTGGCCGCCGAGACGGCACGACGACCAACGTCCAGAGTGCCAAGAACCTTCCCAGCCTTTTCGACTCCCTTGCCAAGCTCCAGGAGAAGTTCAGAAACGTCAACCTGGACGACACTGATCTCGTTGCCCTCCAAG GAGCGCACACATTCGGCAAAGTCCAGTGCCAGTTCACGCGTCACAACTGCTCGGCGGGGCAACCACAGGGCGCACTAGAGGACCTAGACCAAGTTACACCCACCGTGTTTGACAACAAGTATTATGGCAACCTCTTGCACGGCCAAGCGCAGTTGCCGTCCGACCAGGTTATGCTATCCGACCCTACGGCACCGAGAACCACTGCACCTGTTGTTCACCGGTTCGCGAGCAACCAAAAGGATTTTTTCACGAACTTTGTGACATCCATGATTAAGATGGGGAACATCAGCCCGCTGACAGGGAAGGATGGAGAGATCAGAAAGAACTGCCGGAGGGTCAATACTCATCAATAG
- the LOC110430299 gene encoding uncharacterized protein LOC110430299 isoform X1: MLAPKTTITDNIFGGMVPNQYDNMIAVTAGNQGDAEPLENDWISPLLSSGFMGIITTNVMGRCYGLKWDCCVACKTSAAVKQPLCKRKRSRRVNGNCLHAKDKHIALDGAWTGVHAHRMQRRAKALYGAMHAWAFNVRRKINKEVGLGKAVNTKDKFLYSACMNQFGRWHA; this comes from the exons ATGCTAGCACCCAAGACAACCATTACTGACAACATATTTG GTGGAATGGTCCCAAACCAGTATGATAATATGATCGCTGTAACTGCTGGAAACCAAGGCGATGCTGAGCCTTTGGAAAATGATTGGATTAGTCCCCTGCTATCGAGTGGCTTCATGGGGATAATAACTACAAATGTGATGG GTCGTTGCTATGGCCTCAAGTGGGACTGCTGCGTTGCATGCAAAACATCGGCGGCGGTAAAACAACCTCTATGTAAAAGGAAAAGGAGCAGGAGGGTcaatggtaactgtttgcatgCAAAGGACAAGCATATAGCGTTGGACGGTGCTTGGACGGGGGTGCATGCGCACCGCATGCAAAGGAGAGCTAAAGCTCTGTACggtgccatgcatgcatgggcatTTAATGTGCGTAGAAAGATAAACAAGGAAGTAG GCCTTGGTAAAGCTGTAAATACAAAGGACAAGTTCCTGTACAGTGCGTGCATGAATCAGTTTGGACGGTGGCATGCATGA
- the LOC110430299 gene encoding uncharacterized protein LOC110430299 isoform X3, with protein sequence MAAEPPEPASSQDAQLAASSSAAVDGVGDPNPCCAKLWKKYQKLETSRTALREAVKLLQAENEKLQKENSELSKGSDSAVYYEDMYINFNIAKEIVFQIAGMQPANVRVRPKDMC encoded by the exons ATGGCGGCGGAACCGCCAGAGCCCGCATCCTCGCAGGATGCCCAgctcgcggcctcctcctccgccgctgtAGACGGCGTTGGCGACCCCAACCCGTGCTGCGCAAAG CTGTGGAAGAAGTACCAGAAATTGGAGACGAGCCGGACGGCGCTGCGGGAGGCGGTGAAGCTCCTGCAGGCCGAGAACGAGAAGCTGCAGAAGGAGAACTCGGAGCTCAGCAAAG GTTCAGACTCTGCAGTATACTACGAGGACATGTATATTAACTTCAATATTGCCAAGGAGATCGTCTTCCAGATAGCGG GTATGCAACCAGCAAATGTACGAGTTAGGCCAAAAGACATGTGCTGA
- the LOC8058485 gene encoding peroxidase 2 yields MAASSRISSPPAWLLAAHCALMLGALAGAARGHSPTAGAALSSAFYDQSCPGAYGIVRRVIQAARVSDPRIPASLIRLHFHDCFVNGCDGSLLLDDDLPAIQTEKNVPANNNSARGFPVVDGIKRALEEACPGIVSCADILALAAEISVELAGGPRWRVLLGRRDGTTTNVQSANNLPSPFDTLAKLQEKFRNVNLDDTDLVALQGAHTFGKVQCQFTRHNCSAGQPQGALENLDQVTPTVFDNKYYGNLLHGQAQLSSDQVMLSDPAAPTTTAPVVHRFASNQKDFFANFVTSMIKMGNISPLTGKDGEIRKNCRRVNSKGH; encoded by the exons ATGGCGGCTTCCTCTCGCATCTCGTCCCCTCCGGCGTGGCTGTTGGCCGCGCACTGCGCTCTCATGCTCGGCGCCCTGGCTGGAGCCGCCCGTGGCCACTCTCCGACCGCCGGCGCGGCGCTTAGCTCCGCGTTCTACGACCAGTCGTGCCCCGGCGCCTACGGCATCGTCCGTCGCGTCATCCAGGCCGCGCGCGTCTCCGACCCGCGCATCCCGGCCAGTCTCATCCGCCTCCACTTCCATGACTGCTTCGTCAAC GGTTGCGACGGCTCCCTTCTTCTGGACGACGATCTCCCGGCGATCCAGACCGAGAAGAACGTGCCAGCCAACAACAACTCGGCGCGCGGCTTCCCGGTGGTCGACGGCATCAAGCGGGCGCTGGAGGAAGCGTGCCCGGGCATCGTCTCCTGCGCTGATATCCTTGCCCTCGCAGCCGAGATCTCCGTTGAACTC GCTGGAGGACCACGGTGGAGGGTGCTTCTTGGCCGCCGAGACGGCACGACGACCAACGTCCAGAGTGCTAACAACCTTCCCAGCCCTTTCGACACCCTTGCCAAGCTCCAGGAGAAGTTCAGAaatgtcaacctcgacgacactGACCTCGTCGCCCTCCAAG GAGCGCACACATTTGGCAAAGTCCAGTGCCAGTTCACGCGTCACAACTGCTCGGCGGGGCAACCACAGGGTGCACTAGAGAACCTGGATCAGGTTACACCCACTGTGTTTGACAACAAGTATTATGGCAACCTCTTGCACGGCCAAGCGCAGCTATCGTCCGACCAGGTCATGCTATCCGACCCTGCGGCACCGACAACCACTGCACCTGTTGTTCACCGGTTCGCGAGTAACCAAAAGGATTTCTTTGCGAACTTCGTGACATCCATGATTAAGATGGGCAACATCAGCCCGCTGACAGGAAAGGATGGAGAGATCAGAAAGAACTGCCGGAGGGTCAATAGCAAAGGCCATTGA